The Shewanella sp. NFH-SH190041 genome has a window encoding:
- a CDS encoding DUF4056 domain-containing protein: MAKFINGLLGAAILISTSLPAWALQAPAGVRPCCAFGTDLKAELGWMPVPFFSLENVLSPDGLGKHIYNDGEQGVTGSLLGMSDEKNGLLYTHKGGFIDTAHVRDTADYTYYLYQKLWPEVGSSFTLDLPDELRHRQIVLHTDGQLRTEAEKRQQGIKLAGLMAFELAQWHEIAQWFGMTSVSGWSELASAFSPEDLYSNMLGAKLAMQVLQQQPKMDVAAFSYALQQALQQTLRQLDVVSKVATEQRIDALDGNWWDSHERLPNKWVLRKRDYNLALTRYPHGTTTGMPLQLQDSLLVELRLVPADSESSFAVLPEALKNQPYWTEQQFQTLANFARNQDLKLRPDADINQST, encoded by the coding sequence ATGGCGAAATTTATTAATGGCCTGTTGGGAGCCGCAATCCTAATCAGTACATCACTACCAGCATGGGCATTACAGGCGCCTGCAGGTGTGCGTCCCTGTTGTGCTTTTGGCACAGATTTAAAAGCTGAGCTTGGCTGGATGCCGGTCCCTTTTTTTTCGCTAGAAAATGTACTGTCACCCGATGGTTTAGGTAAGCATATTTACAATGATGGTGAGCAGGGTGTGACAGGTAGTTTGCTTGGTATGTCTGATGAAAAAAATGGTTTGCTTTATACCCACAAGGGTGGGTTTATTGATACAGCCCATGTGCGTGATACAGCAGACTACACCTATTATCTTTACCAAAAACTTTGGCCTGAAGTGGGTAGCAGTTTCACCTTGGATTTGCCTGATGAGCTGCGCCATCGGCAAATTGTATTACATACTGACGGTCAATTACGTACTGAAGCGGAAAAACGTCAGCAGGGCATTAAACTCGCTGGATTAATGGCATTTGAGTTAGCTCAGTGGCATGAAATTGCCCAGTGGTTTGGTATGACATCCGTGAGTGGTTGGTCTGAGTTAGCCTCTGCGTTTTCGCCAGAAGATCTCTACTCCAATATGCTGGGAGCCAAACTTGCGATGCAAGTGTTGCAGCAGCAGCCCAAGATGGATGTCGCTGCATTTAGCTATGCCTTACAACAAGCGTTGCAGCAGACACTGCGTCAATTGGATGTGGTGAGTAAAGTGGCGACAGAACAACGAATTGATGCTCTGGATGGTAACTGGTGGGACAGTCATGAGCGTTTACCTAACAAATGGGTACTGCGTAAACGGGATTACAATCTGGCGTTGACCCGATATCCCCATGGCACAACTACCGGGATGCCGCTGCAATTGCAGGATAGCTTGCTGGTGGAGCTGCGTTTGGTTCCAGCCGATAGTGAGTCATCTTTTGCGGTATTGCCTGAGGCGCTAAAAAATCAGCCTTACTGGACGGAGCAGCAATTCCAAACGCTAGCAAACTTCGCCCGCAATCAAGACCTTAAACTTCGCCCGGATGCGGATATTAATCAGTCTACTTAA
- a CDS encoding BamA/TamA family outer membrane protein — protein sequence MKKLTSILGLCMTLVFSNACIAAEASSPPSWLDKLLETFGASDSLSQEKGIDWGVLPGPFVNPKQGFGLGVAAIGLYSPAGRQADTQISSVSIKSYVSTSGSYGLGVENRTYFSDDSIRLSVDGWISHAPSDYWGIGRSAAEQQQNKSEVESQILQLSPKISYRLLTHTYATLGWDFQSYSNIHTTGSALTPAQTQDAHTSGVSLGLAYDSRDFALNAYSGILLSAVYESYNAALGSDHSYDSLILNYRQYSALSKNLVLAWELYGQGLSGDVPWFAMSQIGIDGRMRGYYQGQYRDKYQLSGQIELRQHLAGRHGLVYWLGGGNVASERQQLFNQAWLPTIGIGYRLAFKPRVNIRFDFGVGKDTTGFYFQINEAF from the coding sequence TTGAAGAAGCTAACCTCAATTTTGGGTCTGTGTATGACCTTGGTGTTTTCCAACGCTTGTATCGCTGCGGAGGCATCTTCCCCGCCATCCTGGTTGGATAAACTACTGGAAACCTTTGGTGCCAGTGATTCGTTGTCACAGGAGAAGGGCATTGACTGGGGCGTATTGCCCGGCCCTTTTGTTAACCCAAAGCAGGGCTTTGGTCTCGGCGTTGCAGCAATTGGGTTATATTCGCCTGCAGGCCGTCAGGCTGATACGCAAATTTCCAGTGTCAGTATCAAATCTTACGTGTCGACCTCAGGCTCTTATGGTTTGGGGGTCGAGAATCGTACGTATTTTAGTGATGACAGTATTCGGTTATCTGTTGATGGTTGGATAAGCCATGCACCAAGCGATTATTGGGGCATTGGGCGTAGCGCAGCCGAACAGCAGCAGAATAAATCTGAAGTTGAGTCTCAAATACTGCAACTATCACCCAAAATATCTTATCGCTTGTTGACCCATACCTATGCAACCTTGGGGTGGGATTTTCAATCTTACAGCAATATTCATACGACTGGGTCAGCGTTAACCCCGGCGCAGACTCAAGATGCCCATACCAGTGGTGTTAGCTTGGGGCTCGCTTATGATAGCCGGGATTTTGCTCTCAACGCCTACAGCGGAATATTGCTCAGCGCTGTGTATGAAAGCTATAACGCTGCATTAGGCTCTGATCATAGCTATGACAGTTTAATTTTGAATTACCGCCAATATAGTGCGCTGAGTAAAAACTTAGTGTTAGCTTGGGAGCTATATGGCCAGGGGCTAAGTGGCGATGTGCCTTGGTTTGCCATGTCACAGATAGGGATTGATGGCCGGATGCGGGGCTACTATCAGGGACAATATCGGGATAAATATCAGCTCAGTGGGCAGATTGAATTGCGTCAGCATTTGGCCGGGCGTCATGGTCTGGTGTATTGGCTCGGTGGTGGCAATGTTGCCTCTGAGCGTCAGCAGTTGTTTAATCAAGCATGGTTGCCCACTATCGGTATTGGTTACCGGTTGGCATTTAAGCCAAGGGTCAATATCCGTTTTGATTTCGGTGTAGGTAAAGATACCACCGGATTTTATTTTCAAATCAATGAAGCGTTTTGA
- a CDS encoding virulence protein: MKYLAGLGLMLCCAQASAFELPLFAKEAREQGYTLPSPYGVSIGAMHVDQDVVIDKIAFSGLKFLGNPLPDNLIDISAAPGSQDSQVFTVRGDVWVLPFLNLYAVGGKMKGTSATRVTINKLNLPTSSFFPKKVAINRSFDFQLDLDGDLFGAGVVVAGGTGNWFTLVDASLTETRLTVIDGEIDAFVLSPRVGYNFTDMGVPLKVWVGGMYQDVEQDLTGYIHKLDLGPQLGALLGLVDKDRQGRFEVQQHLCTPWNTLVGFQYQFKQDFSLIGEAGLGGRSSAMLSLEYRF; encoded by the coding sequence ATGAAATATCTTGCTGGACTCGGGTTAATGCTATGTTGTGCTCAGGCCAGCGCGTTTGAATTGCCGCTGTTTGCCAAAGAAGCCCGAGAACAGGGTTACACTCTGCCTAGCCCCTATGGCGTGAGTATCGGTGCCATGCATGTGGATCAGGATGTGGTGATCGATAAAATTGCTTTTTCAGGATTAAAATTTTTGGGTAATCCACTGCCGGATAACCTTATTGATATTTCTGCCGCGCCGGGTAGCCAAGATAGCCAAGTGTTTACCGTAAGGGGCGATGTTTGGGTTTTACCTTTTCTAAATTTGTACGCCGTCGGCGGCAAAATGAAAGGAACATCGGCCACTCGAGTTACCATTAATAAGCTTAATCTTCCCACGTCGTCTTTTTTTCCTAAGAAAGTGGCTATCAACCGCTCATTTGATTTTCAGTTGGATCTTGATGGGGATCTATTTGGTGCTGGTGTTGTGGTGGCTGGGGGGACAGGCAATTGGTTTACCTTGGTCGATGCCAGCTTGACCGAAACTCGCCTGACTGTGATTGACGGTGAAATTGATGCTTTTGTGCTGTCTCCTCGGGTCGGGTATAACTTTACCGACATGGGGGTGCCGCTGAAAGTCTGGGTGGGGGGTATGTATCAGGATGTGGAACAAGATCTGACTGGTTATATCCATAAACTTGATCTGGGGCCACAACTGGGCGCCTTGCTGGGCTTAGTGGATAAGGATCGCCAGGGGCGGTTTGAAGTACAACAGCATTTGTGTACCCCTTGGAATACCTTAGTGGGCTTTCAGTATCAATTTAAACAAGATTTTTCACTAATTGGTGAGGCGGGCCTTGGCGGTCGTAGCAGTGCCATGTTGTCATTGGAATACCGTTTTTGA
- a CDS encoding TetR/AcrR family transcriptional regulator gives MKLSDRKKLDILDAAETEFLQQGFERANTDAITQLARVSKRTLYRHFNSKETLFTAVLHRLHDRMRDPKGPVFNADMSLYSQLLILLQHESQCLYRTYSIPMLRMIMVELLRQPELAREIIEDIYDRDTLFSDWLASAADAGMLQITDLEVMSQLLQGMFNGLLLWPALMTDGELPSRSALKVSLAEIARVFVAAYGKE, from the coding sequence ATGAAGCTTTCTGACAGAAAAAAACTGGATATCCTTGATGCCGCAGAAACAGAATTTTTGCAACAAGGATTTGAACGAGCCAACACAGATGCAATAACGCAATTGGCGCGCGTCTCAAAACGAACACTCTACCGTCATTTCAACAGTAAAGAGACTTTATTCACTGCTGTACTCCACCGGCTCCATGACAGAATGCGCGATCCCAAAGGGCCGGTATTCAATGCAGACATGTCGCTCTATTCACAACTGCTTATCTTGCTACAGCATGAAAGCCAATGTCTGTACCGCACCTACAGCATTCCCATGCTACGCATGATTATGGTGGAGTTACTGCGCCAACCGGAATTAGCACGGGAAATCATTGAAGATATTTATGACAGAGATACCTTATTCTCTGACTGGTTAGCCAGCGCCGCAGATGCCGGCATGTTACAGATCACAGATTTAGAGGTAATGAGCCAGCTATTACAAGGTATGTTTAATGGGCTATTGCTTTGGCCGGCACTGATGACAGATGGTGAGCTGCCCTCCCGATCAGCATTGAAGGTTAGTTTGGCAGAAATTGCCCGGGTATTTGTTGCTGCATACGGCAAGGAATAA
- a CDS encoding monovalent cation:proton antiporter-2 (CPA2) family protein: MEHGFLIQMLMMLVIAIAAIALFRRLGLPAILAYLVTGVVSGPSGFSWFSQAQMHSVAELGVVLLMFSLGLEFSLPRLWAMRRTVFGLGAAQVALTALVSALAAWYFQQDVTAAIVIGAAIALSSTAIVLKLLNEQNWLRRRHGELSVSVLLFQDLAVVPLLILLPLLASDGEALAYQDIALGLFKGIVVFVILMAAGKWALPRIFDEVARARSNELFVLSTLVVALVTGAFTQWMGMSMALGAFMAGMLLGESQYKRQLEADIKPFRDLLMGLFFISIGMLLDFQMVWDNWWQILLLLVAIVMGKGAVVYLLLRLGGEPIRIAATSAMTLAQVGEFSFVILALAVNYQLLDMSISTQLVMVAVLSMAIAPWLVRHSAELGGRLQSRLDNSPWQEPDIPEIKQKETVIILGYGRVGQTIARFLKVEAVPFVVLDLDPTRVAEAKNAGEPVYYGDAGKRSLLKQLGIRNSQTLVVTFCDSRSRENVVHLCRELAPELTILVRTRDDQSLQQLEQAGASQVIPESLEGSLMLVSQVLFQCGIPLNRILKRLESERRNHYPYLHGFFSGTESDFTLEQLHAVSLPDGAAAVGQQLCEIPWDKLKVDLKAIRRNGEEMAQWAGHWQLCSGDILLLQGKPRRVERAEQYLLQG, translated from the coding sequence ATGGAACATGGCTTTCTGATTCAAATGTTGATGATGCTGGTGATCGCCATTGCTGCTATAGCCCTATTTCGTCGCTTGGGGTTACCGGCTATTCTTGCTTATCTGGTTACGGGTGTGGTCAGTGGCCCTAGTGGTTTTAGTTGGTTTTCCCAAGCCCAGATGCACTCAGTGGCAGAGCTGGGCGTTGTGTTGCTGATGTTTAGTCTTGGACTGGAATTTTCCTTACCCCGCCTATGGGCCATGCGTCGAACTGTATTTGGTCTTGGGGCTGCCCAAGTAGCATTAACTGCATTGGTCAGTGCGCTGGCGGCTTGGTATTTTCAACAGGATGTAACCGCGGCCATTGTGATTGGCGCTGCAATTGCCCTGTCTTCTACTGCAATTGTGCTGAAATTATTGAATGAGCAGAACTGGCTGCGTCGTCGTCATGGCGAGTTGTCAGTCAGTGTGCTGTTATTTCAGGATTTAGCGGTTGTTCCGTTACTTATTTTACTACCACTGTTAGCCAGTGATGGAGAAGCGCTGGCATATCAGGATATTGCTCTGGGGTTATTTAAGGGCATTGTCGTATTTGTGATTCTGATGGCTGCCGGGAAATGGGCGCTGCCACGAATATTTGATGAAGTGGCTCGGGCGCGTTCTAATGAATTGTTTGTGCTTTCCACTTTAGTGGTGGCTTTAGTGACAGGGGCCTTTACCCAGTGGATGGGAATGTCGATGGCTTTGGGTGCCTTTATGGCAGGGATGCTACTGGGAGAAAGCCAGTACAAGCGACAGCTTGAGGCGGATATTAAGCCATTTCGCGACTTGCTGATGGGGTTGTTTTTTATTTCCATTGGCATGCTACTGGACTTTCAGATGGTTTGGGATAATTGGTGGCAGATTTTGTTATTGCTGGTTGCCATTGTCATGGGCAAAGGCGCTGTGGTGTATCTGTTGCTGCGTCTGGGGGGAGAACCTATCCGAATCGCGGCGACATCGGCGATGACCTTGGCCCAAGTCGGTGAGTTTAGTTTTGTTATTCTGGCTCTGGCGGTGAATTACCAATTGCTGGATATGAGTATCAGTACACAGTTAGTGATGGTGGCTGTGCTGTCTATGGCTATCGCCCCTTGGTTGGTGCGCCACAGTGCGGAACTGGGGGGAAGGCTTCAGTCGCGTTTGGATAATAGTCCTTGGCAAGAGCCGGATATTCCCGAGATAAAGCAAAAAGAGACAGTTATTATTCTTGGCTATGGCCGGGTTGGTCAGACGATTGCGCGTTTTCTCAAGGTAGAGGCGGTGCCTTTTGTGGTGTTGGATCTGGACCCCACCCGGGTGGCTGAAGCGAAAAATGCAGGAGAGCCGGTATATTATGGTGACGCCGGTAAGCGAAGCCTTTTAAAACAGTTGGGGATCCGTAATAGCCAGACTTTAGTGGTGACTTTTTGTGACTCTCGCTCGCGAGAGAATGTAGTGCATTTATGTCGGGAATTGGCCCCTGAACTGACTATTTTGGTACGTACCCGGGATGATCAGAGTCTGCAGCAATTGGAGCAGGCAGGAGCTTCTCAGGTGATCCCTGAATCGCTGGAGGGCAGTTTGATGCTGGTCTCCCAGGTACTATTTCAATGTGGTATTCCCCTAAATCGGATCCTTAAGCGGCTCGAGTCTGAGCGCCGCAACCACTACCCCTATCTGCATGGTTTTTTCAGTGGCACAGAATCGGATTTTACCTTAGAGCAGTTGCATGCCGTGTCTTTGCCTGATGGCGCTGCAGCCGTAGGGCAACAGTTGTGTGAGATCCCTTGGGATAAACTGAAAGTGGATTTGAAGGCAATTCGACGCAATGGTGAAGAGATGGCGCAATGGGCTGGCCATTGGCAGCTTTGCAGTGGTGATATTTTATTGCTGCAAGGTAAGCCCCGCCGGGTGGAACGGGCAGAGCAGTACCTGTTGCAGGGATAA
- a CDS encoding GGDEF domain-containing protein encodes MNIGLATEAYANNSVGHGQIFHMEQANGPDLLQIAQKLHASLDPGTVFSSFARTLGQILPLVGINMHLQGQRFQWGQQGSLHLNRSTSWEKDNVKFAYHLQAPLGASQISLLSKLEHLLMQPLRNAWQYQNMSRQAMLDSLTGLGNRRDFERSVSTATAKARRTLQPLSLLILDLDKFKQLNDNWGHPLGDQVLKAFGELLSNGVRSGDQAFRLGGDEFVILLDGDLAGCRVLCNRLLNRLRENNLLSQYQVQISIGGASYHGSMTPEQFFKQADDALYQAKNGGRNGYALAE; translated from the coding sequence ATGAACATAGGGCTTGCAACTGAAGCGTATGCCAACAATTCTGTCGGACATGGGCAAATTTTCCATATGGAACAGGCCAATGGCCCGGATTTACTCCAGATAGCCCAAAAGCTACATGCAAGTTTGGATCCCGGGACTGTGTTTAGTAGTTTTGCTCGAACGCTCGGCCAAATATTGCCGCTGGTCGGCATTAATATGCACTTGCAAGGACAACGTTTTCAGTGGGGACAGCAAGGGAGCCTACATCTTAATCGCAGTACCAGCTGGGAAAAGGACAATGTTAAATTTGCCTATCATCTGCAGGCCCCACTCGGTGCATCACAGATTAGTCTGTTGAGTAAACTGGAACATCTATTGATGCAGCCACTGCGTAATGCTTGGCAATATCAAAATATGTCGCGTCAAGCCATGCTGGACAGTCTGACAGGACTGGGCAACCGTCGTGACTTTGAGCGGTCAGTCAGCACAGCCACGGCTAAAGCACGTCGCACGCTGCAACCATTGTCACTGTTGATCCTCGATTTGGATAAATTCAAACAACTGAATGATAACTGGGGGCATCCCCTTGGCGATCAGGTGCTCAAGGCCTTCGGGGAACTGCTCAGTAATGGCGTTCGCAGCGGCGATCAGGCCTTTCGGCTAGGCGGGGATGAGTTTGTCATTTTGCTTGACGGCGATTTAGCTGGCTGTCGGGTATTATGCAACCGGCTGCTAAACCGCTTACGGGAAAATAATCTACTCAGCCAATATCAAGTGCAAATCAGTATCGGCGGCGCCAGTTATCATGGCAGTATGACGCCAGAGCAGTTTTTCAAACAGGCCGATGATGCACTTTACCAGGCCAAAAATGGCGGCCGTAACGGTTATGCTCTGGCGGAGTAA
- the tilS gene encoding tRNA lysidine(34) synthetase TilS, translating into MFEQLSRTISQVATRPGCKILLGYSGGVDSEVLASLLAQFAQQHPEFDYLLVYVHHGLSRNADDWAEHCRCSATRYGLPFSLQRVTVAKGARLSIEAEARRARYRAIAALMSPGDLLLTAHHQDDQLETLLLALKRGQGPRGLSAMGRIQAFDGDKLQLRPLLDVSRADIEAYAAARGMAHVEDESNADISYDRNFLRHRIIPLLKSRWPQLGHTAGRSAALCAQQQMALDEVVAEKLAAVVCHGAWGVSLPLVALAQNQPHWQNLLLRAFIEQQGLPLPSQLQLDEALKQLLQAKVDAKVAVRAGELLLRRYDGSVYACSATSHNAPNNTLQAMQAYQASRILYPPSSENEDMASRVVALPTHFNCGEFQVDLTLTSTGARVRQPQTGEVWLWGTMADFAINGSYRCHPHTRHQGRELKKCWQEFAVPTWLRPQLPLLCIDGRVAAVPGVWVEQAFMADGDESGIAFALNLQQ; encoded by the coding sequence ATGTTTGAACAATTAAGCCGTACCATCAGCCAGGTTGCGACGCGGCCCGGCTGTAAGATTTTGCTTGGTTACAGTGGTGGCGTCGATTCTGAAGTGCTGGCCAGTTTGCTGGCACAATTTGCCCAACAACATCCAGAGTTTGATTATCTGCTGGTGTATGTCCACCATGGTCTGAGTCGTAATGCCGATGATTGGGCGGAGCATTGTCGCTGCAGTGCAACCCGTTATGGGTTGCCATTTTCCTTGCAGCGGGTCACGGTGGCGAAAGGTGCCAGATTAAGCATTGAGGCGGAAGCTCGGCGGGCGCGTTATCGTGCCATTGCGGCTTTGATGTCTCCTGGTGATCTGTTGCTGACGGCGCATCACCAAGATGATCAATTGGAAACTTTACTGTTGGCGCTTAAGCGCGGTCAAGGGCCAAGAGGATTATCTGCCATGGGGCGCATTCAGGCGTTTGATGGTGATAAATTACAGCTGCGGCCATTGTTGGATGTAAGCCGGGCAGACATTGAGGCTTATGCTGCGGCGCGAGGTATGGCGCATGTGGAAGATGAGAGTAATGCCGATATCAGCTACGACCGTAATTTCCTCCGTCATCGCATTATTCCATTACTGAAATCCCGGTGGCCGCAATTGGGTCATACCGCTGGGCGCAGTGCAGCGCTTTGTGCCCAACAGCAGATGGCGCTGGATGAGGTTGTGGCTGAGAAACTAGCGGCGGTGGTTTGCCACGGCGCTTGGGGTGTTAGCTTACCGCTAGTTGCGCTAGCGCAAAACCAGCCGCATTGGCAAAACTTGCTGCTGCGGGCCTTTATTGAGCAACAAGGGTTACCTCTGCCGTCCCAGCTACAGTTGGATGAAGCATTAAAACAGTTGTTGCAAGCCAAAGTGGATGCCAAAGTGGCCGTACGAGCCGGTGAGCTGTTATTGCGCCGTTATGATGGCAGTGTTTATGCTTGCAGTGCTACCAGTCACAATGCACCGAACAACACACTACAGGCTATGCAGGCGTATCAGGCAAGTCGTATCCTTTATCCGCCATCGTCAGAAAATGAGGATATGGCGAGCCGGGTAGTGGCGCTCCCAACCCACTTTAATTGTGGCGAATTTCAGGTGGATTTGACACTCACATCCACTGGGGCGCGAGTGCGTCAGCCGCAGACTGGTGAAGTGTGGCTGTGGGGTACTATGGCTGATTTTGCGATAAATGGCTCCTATCGCTGTCATCCACATACTCGCCATCAGGGGCGGGAGTTGAAAAAGTGTTGGCAGGAATTTGCCGTCCCCACTTGGTTAAGACCGCAATTGCCTTTGCTTTGCATTGATGGCCGAGTAGCCGCAGTGCCCGGTGTTTGGGTAGAGCAGGCATTTATGGCTGACGGTGATGAAAGTGGTATTGCATTTGCCTTGAACTTGCAGCAATAA